A DNA window from Streptomyces canus contains the following coding sequences:
- a CDS encoding LysR family transcriptional regulator, giving the protein MQFQQLQYFVAVAETRHFTRAADLVHVAQPSLSQQIKALERELGADLFLRARGNITLTDAGEALLPLARRILADADTARHEVQELVQLRSGRVRLGATPSLCTGLLPDVLRAFHDRYPGIRLMIEEGGSHDLVRLLARGALDLALVVSPLPSPSPALTTVELLREDLVVVSSPEAPAPGGPGRRTVRVADLESEPLVMFRHGYDLRELTVAACRAEGFEPDFAVEGGEMDAVLGFVRSGLGVAVVPRMVATRSGRGLRVTPLARPGLHRTIALAHRSDVAPPRAARELQRMLLER; this is encoded by the coding sequence ATGCAGTTCCAGCAGCTCCAGTACTTCGTGGCGGTCGCCGAGACCCGGCACTTCACCCGCGCCGCCGATCTCGTCCATGTGGCGCAGCCGTCCCTGTCCCAGCAGATCAAGGCCCTTGAGCGGGAGCTCGGGGCCGATCTGTTCCTGCGGGCGCGCGGCAACATCACCCTCACCGACGCGGGCGAGGCCCTGCTGCCGCTGGCCCGCCGCATCCTGGCCGACGCGGACACGGCCCGGCACGAGGTGCAGGAGCTGGTGCAGCTGCGCAGCGGCCGGGTCCGGCTCGGCGCGACCCCGAGCCTGTGCACCGGCCTGCTGCCGGACGTGCTGCGCGCCTTCCACGACCGCTATCCCGGCATCCGGCTGATGATCGAGGAGGGCGGCTCCCACGATCTTGTACGGCTGCTCGCGCGCGGCGCCCTCGACCTGGCCCTGGTGGTCTCCCCGTTGCCGTCGCCGTCCCCGGCGCTGACGACGGTCGAGCTGCTGCGCGAGGACCTGGTCGTCGTGTCCTCGCCGGAGGCGCCGGCCCCCGGTGGCCCGGGCCGCCGTACCGTGCGCGTCGCCGACCTGGAGAGCGAGCCCCTGGTGATGTTCCGGCACGGCTACGACCTGCGCGAACTGACCGTGGCCGCGTGCCGTGCCGAGGGCTTCGAGCCGGACTTCGCGGTGGAGGGCGGGGAGATGGACGCGGTGCTGGGCTTCGTTCGGTCGGGCCTGGGGGTGGCCGTCGTACCGCGCATGGTCGCCACCCGCTCGGGCCGGGGGCTGCGGGTCACCCCGCTCGCCCGTCCCGGCCTGCACCGGACGATCGCGCTGGCCCACCGCAGCGACGTGGCTCCGCCGCGGGCGGCACGGGAGTTGCAGCGGATGCTCCTGGAGCGCTGA
- a CDS encoding succinate dehydrogenase, producing the protein MARTVWDSSVGKKTVMAVSGLIMLLYLVVHMIGNLKIFFGTGEFNHYAHWLRTVGEPFMHYEWTLWLIRIVLVIAVVAHAVSAYQLSRRDIRARPSKYVHKKPRASYATRTMRWGGIILGLFIVWHVLDLTTGTVHSGGFQEGHPYQNVVDTFSTWYGNVIYIVAMLALGLHVRHGFWSAAQTLGVGSRTRDRALKAVADVLALLLTAGFIAVPVGVMTGVVS; encoded by the coding sequence ATGGCACGCACCGTGTGGGACAGCTCCGTCGGCAAGAAGACCGTGATGGCCGTCAGCGGCCTGATCATGCTGCTGTACCTGGTCGTCCACATGATCGGCAACCTGAAGATCTTCTTCGGGACGGGCGAGTTCAACCACTACGCGCACTGGCTGCGCACGGTCGGCGAACCGTTCATGCACTACGAGTGGACGCTCTGGCTCATCCGGATCGTGCTGGTGATCGCCGTCGTCGCGCACGCCGTCTCGGCGTACCAGCTCAGCCGCCGTGACATCCGTGCCCGGCCCAGCAAGTACGTCCACAAGAAGCCGCGGGCGAGCTACGCGACGCGCACCATGCGCTGGGGCGGGATCATCCTCGGCCTGTTCATCGTGTGGCACGTCCTCGACCTGACGACCGGCACCGTGCACTCCGGCGGCTTCCAGGAGGGCCACCCGTACCAGAACGTCGTGGACACCTTCTCCACCTGGTACGGCAACGTCATCTACATCGTCGCGATGCTCGCCCTCGGCCTGCACGTCCGGCACGGCTTCTGGAGCGCCGCCCAGACCCTCGGCGTGGGCAGCCGCACCCGCGACCGTGCCCTCAAGGCCGTCGCCGATGTCCTCGCACTGCTGCTCACGGCCGGCTTCATCGCCGTGCCCGTGGGTGTCATGACCGGAGTGGTGAGCTGA
- a CDS encoding fumarate reductase/succinate dehydrogenase flavoprotein subunit, with protein MTYTDYATGEPVVDTKAPAGPVAERWDKRRFEAKLVNPANRRKHTVIVVGTGLAGGSAGATLAEQGYHVVQFCYQDSPRRAHSIAAQGGINAAKNYRNDGDSIHRLFYDTVKGGDFRARESNVHRLAQISVEIIDQCVAQGVPFAREYGGLLDTRSFGGVQVSRTFYARGQTGQQLLLGAYQALSRQIAAGNVEMHPRTEMLDLIVVDGRARGIVARDLVTGRIDTYFADAVVLASGGYGNVFYLSTNAMNSNATAIWRAHRRGAHFANPCFTQIHPTCIPRTGDHQSKLTLMSESLRNDGRIWVPKAKGDTRPPNRIPEDERDYYLERIYPSFGNLVPRDIASRAAKNVCDEGRGVGPGGQGVYLDFADAIQRIGRGAVEAKYGNLFDMYQRITDEDPYEVPMRIYPAVHYTMGGLWVDYDLQTTIPGLFAIGEANFSDHGANRLGASALMQGLADGYFVLPATINDYLARNPHQDAVTGEHPAVQEVLAETEDRINLLLAVDGDRTPDSFHREVGELMWEFCGMARTDAGLRKALERIPQIREEFWRRIKVPGTGEEFNQSLEKANRVVDYLELAELMCLDALHRAESCGGHFREESQTPDGEAARRDDEFAYAAAWEFTGTGEAPVLHKEDLVFEYVHPTQRSYA; from the coding sequence ATGACGTACACCGACTACGCGACCGGCGAACCGGTCGTCGACACCAAGGCTCCGGCAGGTCCGGTGGCCGAGCGCTGGGACAAGCGCCGTTTCGAGGCCAAGCTGGTCAACCCCGCCAACCGCCGCAAGCACACGGTGATCGTCGTCGGTACCGGCCTCGCGGGCGGCTCCGCGGGCGCGACCCTCGCCGAACAGGGCTATCACGTCGTCCAGTTCTGCTACCAGGACTCCCCGCGCCGCGCCCACTCCATCGCCGCTCAGGGCGGCATCAACGCGGCCAAGAACTACCGCAACGACGGCGACTCGATCCACCGCCTCTTCTACGACACCGTCAAGGGCGGCGACTTCAGGGCGCGCGAGTCCAACGTCCACCGCCTGGCGCAGATCTCGGTGGAGATCATCGACCAGTGCGTGGCGCAGGGCGTGCCCTTCGCGCGGGAGTACGGCGGTCTGCTCGACACCCGCTCCTTCGGCGGGGTGCAGGTCTCCCGGACGTTCTACGCCCGCGGCCAGACGGGTCAGCAGCTCCTGCTGGGTGCGTATCAGGCGCTGTCGCGGCAGATCGCGGCCGGGAACGTCGAGATGCACCCGCGCACCGAGATGCTCGACCTGATCGTCGTCGACGGACGGGCACGCGGGATCGTGGCCCGCGACCTCGTCACCGGTCGCATCGACACGTACTTCGCGGACGCGGTGGTACTGGCCTCCGGCGGCTACGGCAACGTCTTCTACCTGTCGACGAACGCCATGAACTCCAACGCGACGGCCATCTGGCGGGCCCACCGCCGCGGCGCCCACTTCGCCAACCCCTGCTTCACCCAGATCCATCCGACCTGCATCCCGCGCACCGGCGACCACCAGTCCAAGCTCACGCTGATGAGCGAGTCGCTGCGCAACGACGGCCGGATCTGGGTGCCGAAGGCAAAGGGCGACACCCGTCCGCCGAACCGGATCCCCGAGGACGAGCGCGACTACTACCTGGAGCGCATCTACCCGTCCTTCGGCAACCTGGTCCCGCGCGACATCGCCTCCCGCGCCGCGAAGAACGTCTGCGACGAGGGCAGGGGAGTGGGGCCGGGCGGACAGGGCGTGTACCTCGACTTCGCCGACGCCATCCAGCGCATCGGCCGGGGGGCCGTGGAGGCGAAGTACGGCAACCTCTTCGACATGTACCAGCGGATCACCGACGAGGATCCGTACGAGGTGCCGATGCGCATCTACCCCGCCGTGCACTACACGATGGGTGGCCTGTGGGTCGACTACGACCTCCAGACCACGATCCCCGGCCTGTTCGCGATCGGCGAGGCCAACTTCTCCGACCACGGAGCCAACCGCCTCGGCGCCTCTGCGCTGATGCAGGGCCTGGCCGACGGCTACTTCGTGCTGCCGGCCACCATCAACGACTACCTCGCCCGCAACCCGCACCAGGACGCGGTGACCGGCGAACACCCCGCCGTGCAGGAGGTGTTGGCGGAGACCGAGGACCGGATCAACCTGCTCCTCGCCGTCGACGGCGACCGCACGCCGGACTCCTTCCACCGCGAGGTCGGCGAACTCATGTGGGAGTTCTGCGGGATGGCTCGCACCGACGCCGGTCTGCGCAAGGCGCTGGAGCGCATCCCGCAGATCCGTGAGGAGTTCTGGCGGCGGATCAAGGTCCCGGGCACCGGCGAGGAGTTCAACCAGTCGCTGGAGAAGGCGAATCGGGTCGTCGACTATCTGGAGCTCGCCGAGCTGATGTGCCTCGACGCACTGCACCGCGCCGAGTCCTGCGGCGGTCACTTCCGCGAGGAGTCACAGACGCCCGACGGCGAAGCCGCCCGCCGGGACGACGAGTTCGCCTACGCGGCGGCCTGGGAGTTCACCGGCACCGGCGAGGCTCCCGTCCTGCACAAGGAAGACCTGGTCTTCGAGTACGTCCACCCCACTCAGCGGAGCTACGCATGA
- a CDS encoding succinate dehydrogenase/fumarate reductase iron-sulfur subunit — MKLTLRVWRQKNADADGAMSTYEVDGISSDMSFLEMLDTLNEELILRGEDPVAFDHDCREGICGACSLVINGDAHGPERTTTCQLHMRSFSDGDTIDVEPWRASAFPVIKDLVVDRSALDRIIQAGGYITAPTGAAPEAHATPVPKPDADLAFEHAECIGCGACVAACPNGAAMLFTSAKVNHLNVLPQGAPERETRVIDMVEQMDEEGFGGCTLTGECATACPKGIPLVSITSMNKEWLRATRKVARR, encoded by the coding sequence ATGAAGCTCACCCTGCGCGTCTGGCGACAGAAGAACGCCGACGCCGACGGCGCGATGTCCACGTACGAGGTCGACGGCATCTCGTCCGACATGTCCTTCCTGGAAATGCTGGACACCCTCAACGAGGAGCTCATCCTGCGCGGTGAGGATCCGGTGGCCTTCGACCACGACTGTCGCGAGGGCATCTGCGGCGCGTGCTCGCTCGTCATCAACGGCGACGCCCACGGGCCCGAGCGGACGACCACCTGTCAGCTGCACATGCGGTCCTTCTCGGACGGCGACACGATCGACGTCGAGCCGTGGCGGGCGTCCGCGTTCCCGGTGATCAAGGACCTGGTCGTGGACCGGTCGGCCTTGGACCGGATCATCCAGGCCGGGGGATACATCACGGCGCCCACGGGTGCGGCACCCGAGGCCCATGCGACGCCGGTCCCCAAGCCCGATGCCGACCTCGCCTTCGAGCACGCCGAGTGCATCGGGTGCGGGGCGTGTGTCGCCGCCTGCCCCAACGGGGCGGCGATGTTGTTCACCTCGGCCAAGGTGAATCACCTGAACGTGCTGCCGCAGGGGGCTCCGGAGCGGGAGACCCGGGTGATCGACATGGTGGAGCAGATGGACGAGGAGGGCTTCGGCGGGTGCACGCTGACGGGTGAGTGCGCGACGGCCTGTCCCAAGGGTATTCCGCTGGTCTCCATCACCAGCATGAACAAGGAATGGCTGCGCGCGACACGGAAGGTCGCCAGGCGCTGA
- a CDS encoding GNAT family N-acetyltransferase, with product MNGVSTLDRPPQSVAPTRYTVGLARDEDDVRAAQRLRHDVFAGEMGALLATPEPGLDMDGYDAYCDHLLVRDTVTGQVVGTYRLLSPERAAVAGRLYSEGEFDLAPLDAIRPGLVEVGRSCVHPDHRDGAVIGLIWAGIARYMVDRGHDWLAGCCSIPLADGGALAAGTWDRVRTKYLAPEEFRVRPLLPWEPVEGTPAAHTELPPLLRGYLRLGAWVCGQPAHDPDFGVADMYVLLSMRRVNARYLRHFLSLAPAR from the coding sequence ATGAACGGCGTTTCCACCCTGGACCGTCCCCCGCAGAGCGTCGCCCCCACCCGCTACACCGTCGGCCTGGCCCGCGACGAGGACGACGTACGGGCCGCGCAGCGGCTGCGGCACGACGTGTTCGCCGGGGAGATGGGTGCCCTCCTGGCCACCCCGGAACCCGGCCTCGACATGGACGGCTACGACGCCTACTGCGACCACCTGCTCGTCCGCGACACCGTGACCGGCCAGGTCGTCGGCACCTACCGGCTGCTGTCTCCGGAGCGGGCCGCGGTGGCCGGACGCCTGTACTCGGAGGGCGAGTTCGACCTCGCGCCGCTCGACGCGATCCGCCCGGGCCTCGTCGAGGTCGGCCGCTCCTGCGTGCACCCCGACCACCGCGACGGGGCCGTCATCGGTCTCATCTGGGCGGGGATCGCTCGCTACATGGTGGACCGCGGCCATGACTGGCTGGCCGGCTGCTGCTCGATCCCGCTCGCCGACGGCGGCGCGCTCGCGGCCGGCACCTGGGACCGGGTGCGCACCAAGTACCTGGCTCCCGAGGAGTTCCGGGTACGACCCCTGCTGCCCTGGGAGCCGGTCGAGGGGACGCCCGCCGCCCACACCGAGCTGCCCCCGCTGCTGCGCGGCTACCTCCGCCTCGGCGCCTGGGTGTGCGGTCAACCCGCCCACGACCCGGACTTCGGGGTCGCCGACATGTACGTGCTGCTGTCGATGCGCCGGGTCAACGCCCGCTATCTGCGGCACTTCCTCTCGCTCGCCCCGGCCCGATGA
- a CDS encoding lysophospholipid acyltransferase family protein, with translation MSVWLPSAPCTPGACGERTGAATAVPRAVVRLLAVTSVLLAGIALLPVGRLIPAGAVRWWCRAVVRASGVRVRMSGATTPPGGVLLVANHISWLDIPLLAAVRPARMLAKSEIRQWPVAGWLTARSGALFIERDRLRALPDTVARIAEALRGGSAVAVFPEGSTWCGRAQGHFRRAVFQAALDAGVPVQPVSLRYRLVDGGSSTAPAFIGDDSLLASVWRVVSARGLMAEVEVVDPVTPGSHPDRRSLARAAQSCSCHGRTGQHTVG, from the coding sequence ATGAGCGTCTGGCTGCCCAGCGCGCCCTGCACCCCGGGGGCGTGTGGGGAGCGGACGGGGGCCGCCACGGCCGTACCCCGGGCCGTGGTGCGGCTCCTCGCGGTCACGTCGGTGCTGCTCGCCGGAATCGCGTTGCTGCCGGTCGGCCGGCTGATCCCGGCCGGCGCGGTCAGGTGGTGGTGCCGGGCGGTGGTGCGGGCCTCGGGGGTCCGGGTCCGCATGTCCGGCGCCACCACGCCCCCGGGCGGGGTGCTCCTGGTCGCCAACCACATCTCCTGGCTGGACATCCCGCTGCTCGCCGCGGTACGCCCCGCGCGGATGCTCGCCAAGTCCGAGATCCGGCAGTGGCCCGTGGCGGGATGGCTGACGGCCCGCAGCGGCGCGCTGTTCATCGAGAGGGACCGGCTGCGTGCCCTCCCGGACACGGTCGCCCGGATCGCCGAAGCGCTGCGCGGGGGCTCCGCGGTCGCCGTCTTCCCCGAGGGCAGCACCTGGTGCGGCCGCGCACAGGGCCACTTCCGTCGCGCGGTGTTCCAGGCGGCCCTGGACGCCGGGGTGCCGGTCCAGCCGGTGAGTCTGCGGTACCGCCTGGTCGACGGCGGGTCCAGTACGGCCCCCGCCTTCATCGGCGACGACTCTCTGCTCGCGTCGGTGTGGCGGGTGGTGTCGGCACGGGGGCTGATGGCCGAGGTGGAGGTGGTAGACCCCGTCACCCCGGGCAGCCACCCCGACCGCCGCTCACTGGCCCGGGCGGCGCAGTCGTGCTCGTGCCATGGGCGGACCGGGCAGCACACGGTCGGCTGA
- a CDS encoding excinuclease ABC subunit UvrA, with protein MHGPDDPDGSHDPYVRVRGAREHNLKGVDVDVPRDVLAVFTGVSGSGKSSLAFGTIYAEAQRRYFESVAPYARRLIHQVGAPKVGEITGLPPAVSLQQRRSAPTSRSSVGTVTNLSNSLRMLFSRAGDYPPGAERLDSDSFSPNTAVGACPECHGLGRVHRTTEQSLVPDPSLSIREGAIAAWPGAWQGKNLRDILDALGYDVDRPWRELPAEQREWILFTDEQPVVTVHPVRDADRIQRPYQGTYMSARRYVLKTFADSKSQTLRAKAEGFLVSAPCPACGGSRLRPEALAVTFAGRTIADFAALPLTELAASLVARGETARVLTDDLTSRIAPIVELGLGYLSLDRATPTLSAGELQRLRLATQLRSGLFGVVYVLDEPSAGLHPADTEALLTVLARLKAAGNSVFVVEHQLDVMRGADWLVDVGPRAGEHGGQVLHSGPVEQLAEVADSATARFLFDRAPVVKREVRSWRGRLKVGPVTRHNLRGVTAEFPLGVFTAVTGVSGSGKSTLVGEITEERERVGRLVSVDQKPIGRTPRSNLATYTGLFDVVRKVFAGTDEARERGYGVGRFSFNVAGGRCETCQGEGFVSVELLFLPSTYAPCPDCGGARYNPATLDVTYRGRNIAQVLDLTVESAADFFADTPAVTRSLTTLLDVGLGYLRLGQPATELSGGEAQRIKLASELQRVRGAHTLYLLDEPTTGLHPADVEVLMRQLHGLVDAGHTVIVVEHDMSVVAGADWVIDLGPGGGDAGGRIVAAGTPGEVAGVEGSATAPYLGRALTSGT; from the coding sequence ATGCACGGCCCCGATGACCCCGACGGCTCCCACGACCCCTACGTACGCGTCCGCGGTGCCCGTGAGCACAATCTCAAGGGTGTGGATGTCGATGTCCCCCGGGATGTGCTGGCCGTGTTCACGGGGGTGTCCGGGTCGGGGAAGTCGTCGCTGGCGTTCGGGACGATCTACGCGGAGGCTCAGCGCCGGTACTTCGAGTCGGTGGCTCCGTACGCGCGCCGGCTGATCCATCAGGTGGGCGCGCCGAAGGTCGGCGAGATCACCGGACTGCCGCCCGCGGTCTCGCTCCAGCAGCGCCGTTCGGCGCCGACGTCCCGCTCGTCCGTGGGGACCGTCACCAATCTCTCGAACTCGCTGCGCATGCTGTTCTCCCGGGCCGGTGACTACCCGCCGGGCGCCGAACGGCTCGACTCGGACTCCTTCTCCCCCAATACGGCGGTCGGCGCCTGCCCGGAGTGTCATGGTCTGGGCCGCGTCCACCGTACGACCGAACAGTCGCTGGTCCCCGACCCGTCGCTGTCGATCCGGGAGGGCGCCATCGCGGCGTGGCCGGGTGCCTGGCAGGGCAAGAACCTGCGGGACATCCTCGACGCGCTCGGCTACGACGTGGACCGGCCCTGGCGTGAGCTGCCCGCCGAACAGCGGGAGTGGATCCTGTTCACCGACGAGCAACCGGTCGTCACCGTGCACCCGGTGCGGGACGCCGACCGCATTCAACGCCCGTACCAGGGCACGTACATGAGCGCCCGCCGCTATGTCCTCAAGACGTTCGCGGACTCCAAGAGCCAGACCCTCAGGGCGAAGGCCGAGGGGTTTCTGGTCTCCGCCCCGTGCCCGGCCTGCGGCGGCAGCAGGCTGCGCCCGGAGGCGCTGGCGGTCACCTTCGCGGGCCGCACGATCGCCGACTTCGCGGCACTGCCGCTGACCGAGCTGGCCGCCTCGCTGGTCGCCCGCGGCGAGACCGCGCGGGTCCTCACCGACGACCTCACCTCCCGTATCGCACCCATCGTCGAGCTCGGTCTCGGCTATCTCAGCCTGGACCGCGCCACGCCCACCCTGTCCGCCGGTGAACTCCAACGGCTACGGCTCGCCACCCAGTTGCGGTCCGGGCTGTTCGGAGTCGTGTACGTCCTCGACGAACCCTCCGCCGGACTGCACCCCGCGGACACCGAGGCACTGCTCACCGTGCTGGCGCGGCTGAAGGCGGCCGGCAACTCGGTGTTCGTGGTGGAGCACCAGCTGGACGTCATGCGCGGGGCGGACTGGCTGGTGGACGTCGGGCCGCGGGCGGGTGAGCACGGCGGGCAGGTGCTGCACAGCGGCCCGGTGGAGCAGCTGGCCGAGGTCGCGGACTCGGCGACGGCTCGGTTCCTGTTCGACCGCGCCCCCGTGGTGAAGCGTGAAGTGCGGTCATGGCGCGGCCGGTTGAAGGTCGGTCCGGTCACCCGGCACAACCTGCGCGGGGTGACGGCCGAGTTCCCGCTCGGCGTGTTCACCGCCGTGACCGGGGTGTCGGGCTCGGGCAAGTCCACGCTGGTCGGCGAGATCACGGAGGAGCGGGAGCGGGTGGGCCGTCTGGTCTCGGTCGACCAGAAGCCGATCGGCCGGACCCCGCGCTCCAACCTGGCGACCTACACGGGACTGTTCGACGTCGTGCGCAAGGTCTTCGCCGGTACCGACGAGGCGCGTGAACGCGGCTACGGTGTGGGCCGGTTCTCCTTCAACGTGGCGGGAGGGCGCTGCGAGACCTGCCAGGGCGAGGGGTTCGTCAGCGTCGAGCTGCTCTTCCTGCCGAGCACCTATGCCCCCTGCCCGGACTGCGGCGGGGCCCGCTACAACCCCGCCACGCTCGACGTGACGTACCGGGGACGGAACATCGCGCAGGTGCTCGACCTCACGGTGGAGTCGGCGGCGGACTTCTTCGCGGACACCCCGGCCGTGACCCGCAGTCTCACCACCCTCCTCGACGTCGGTCTCGGCTACCTCCGCCTCGGCCAGCCGGCCACCGAACTCTCCGGCGGCGAGGCCCAGCGCATCAAGCTCGCGAGCGAACTCCAGCGCGTCCGCGGCGCCCACACCCTGTACCTCCTCGACGAACCCACGACCGGCCTCCACCCGGCCGACGTGGAGGTCCTCATGCGCCAACTCCACGGCCTCGTCGACGCCGGCCACACGGTGATCGTCGTCGAGCACGACATGTCGGTCGTGGCGGGCGCGGACTGGGTCATCGACCTGGGCCCGGGCGGCGGCGACGCCGGCGGACGGATCGTGGCGGCCGGAACGCCGGGGGAAGTGGCCGGGGTGGAGGGGAGCGCCACGGCCCCTTACCTGGGACGGGCACTGACGTCGGGCACCTGA
- a CDS encoding LLM class flavin-dependent oxidoreductase, which yields MSSVIAATRFSVLDRSRTREGGTNAQALQDTVRLARELEGLGYHRFWVSEHHGVPGVAGSAPTVLAAAVASATDRIRVGTGGVMLPNHQPLVVAEQFGVLESLFPGRIDMGLGRSVGFTDGVRKALGRGKDDADDFAVQLEELLGWFRGTSPTGVHARPAEGLTVPPFVLAMGEGATIAARAGLPMVIGDLRNREKMQRGIDHYRAHFRPSPWAREPYVVISGTVAVAATPEEARRLLIPEAWAMAYSRTHGTFPPLPPVERVEGLAMTEKERGFYEGGLAGHIAGTEEQVAHELETVLKETAAQEVLVTTSTYDRGALLDSYRRLATITSG from the coding sequence GTGAGTTCCGTGATCGCCGCCACCCGCTTCTCCGTCCTGGACCGCTCCCGCACCCGCGAGGGCGGCACGAACGCGCAGGCGCTGCAGGACACCGTCCGGCTGGCACGGGAGCTGGAGGGGCTCGGCTACCACCGCTTCTGGGTCTCGGAGCACCACGGCGTGCCGGGAGTCGCGGGCTCCGCACCGACGGTGCTGGCAGCCGCCGTCGCCTCCGCCACGGACAGGATCCGGGTGGGCACCGGCGGTGTGATGCTGCCCAACCACCAACCCCTGGTCGTCGCCGAACAGTTCGGTGTGCTCGAGTCCCTCTTCCCCGGCCGGATCGACATGGGCCTGGGTCGCTCGGTCGGGTTCACCGACGGTGTGCGCAAGGCGCTGGGCCGCGGCAAGGACGACGCCGACGACTTCGCCGTACAGCTGGAGGAACTGCTGGGCTGGTTCCGCGGCACCTCCCCGACGGGCGTGCACGCCCGACCGGCCGAAGGCCTGACCGTGCCGCCTTTCGTGCTGGCCATGGGCGAGGGGGCCACGATCGCGGCCCGCGCGGGCCTGCCGATGGTCATCGGCGACCTCAGGAACCGAGAGAAGATGCAGCGGGGCATCGACCACTACCGCGCGCATTTCCGGCCCTCTCCCTGGGCGCGGGAGCCGTACGTCGTCATCTCCGGGACGGTCGCGGTGGCCGCCACCCCGGAGGAGGCACGGCGCCTGCTGATCCCGGAGGCCTGGGCGATGGCGTACTCCCGCACGCACGGCACCTTCCCGCCGCTCCCGCCTGTGGAGCGCGTCGAGGGTCTCGCGATGACGGAGAAGGAACGCGGCTTCTACGAGGGCGGTCTCGCCGGGCACATCGCCGGCACCGAGGAACAGGTCGCCCACGAGCTGGAGACGGTACTGAAGGAGACGGCGGCCCAGGAGGTCCTGGTCACGACCAGCACGTACGACCGCGGGGCCCTGCTGGACTCCTACCGGCGGCTGGCAACGATCACCTCCGGTTAG
- a CDS encoding nucleotidyltransferase domain-containing protein: MTVQNILLSGIVGSTAYGLAREGSDVDRLGMFAAPTETLLGLHTPKESHVTTAPDRTLHEAAKWCRLALGGNPTVMELVWLPDELYEVRTPLGDELIGIRGSFLSAQRVRDAYLGYATHQFRKLESRAGDHRTAKHARHLKRLCHQGLELYTTGRLAVRVVDPEEYHRFGDAVAADPASARSLLAHYETAFTETRSVLPDRPDEAPAEAWLRRVRAEFYDTAA, translated from the coding sequence GTGACCGTCCAGAACATCCTGCTCTCCGGCATCGTCGGCTCGACCGCGTACGGACTCGCCCGCGAGGGCTCCGACGTGGACCGGCTCGGCATGTTCGCCGCGCCCACCGAGACCCTGCTCGGCCTGCACACGCCGAAGGAGTCCCACGTCACCACGGCACCGGACCGCACCCTGCACGAGGCGGCGAAGTGGTGCCGGCTCGCCCTCGGCGGCAATCCGACCGTGATGGAGCTGGTCTGGCTGCCGGACGAGCTGTACGAGGTGCGCACCCCGCTGGGCGACGAACTCATCGGCATCCGCGGGTCGTTCCTGAGCGCCCAGCGGGTCCGGGACGCCTATCTCGGGTACGCCACCCATCAGTTCAGGAAACTGGAGAGCCGCGCCGGCGACCACCGCACCGCCAAGCACGCCCGGCATCTGAAGCGGCTCTGCCACCAGGGTCTGGAGCTGTACACCACCGGACGGCTCGCGGTGCGGGTCGTGGACCCCGAGGAGTACCACCGCTTCGGGGACGCCGTCGCCGCCGATCCCGCGTCGGCCCGGTCACTGCTCGCCCACTACGAGACCGCGTTCACCGAGACCCGCAGTGTCCTGCCGGACCGGCCCGACGAGGCACCGGCCGAGGCGTGGCTGCGCCGCGTCCGCGCGGAGTTCTACGACACGGCGGCGTGA
- the rpmF gene encoding 50S ribosomal protein L32 — translation MAVPKRKMSRSNTRHRRSQWKATTTQLVPVTIEGVAHLVPQNLVKAYERGLLRPEG, via the coding sequence ATGGCTGTCCCCAAGCGGAAGATGTCCCGCAGCAACACCCGCCACCGTCGTTCGCAGTGGAAGGCCACCACCACCCAGCTGGTGCCGGTCACGATCGAGGGCGTCGCACATCTCGTCCCGCAGAACCTGGTCAAGGCGTACGAGCGCGGCCTGCTGCGCCCCGAGGGCTGA
- a CDS encoding (2Fe-2S) ferredoxin domain-containing protein, producing the protein MSSTPRSSLIGSASCTVVVCRGCCCGDVRKHPGTDHPWQLELLRAGAAEHGFQVRTTDCLGPCDQANVIVVRPSAAGRRAGGRAAWIGFVMDDEGTEEVVQWAAAGGPGVAEPPLTLELQFIEPPREARVRSRRRR; encoded by the coding sequence ATGTCCTCGACGCCCCGCTCCTCCCTGATCGGCTCCGCCTCCTGCACCGTCGTCGTCTGCCGGGGCTGCTGCTGCGGCGACGTCCGCAAGCACCCCGGCACCGACCATCCCTGGCAGCTGGAGCTGCTGCGGGCGGGGGCGGCCGAGCACGGCTTCCAGGTCCGTACGACCGACTGCCTGGGCCCCTGCGACCAGGCGAACGTCATCGTCGTGCGGCCCTCCGCAGCCGGGCGCCGGGCGGGTGGCCGGGCCGCCTGGATCGGGTTCGTCATGGACGACGAGGGCACCGAGGAGGTCGTGCAGTGGGCGGCCGCGGGCGGCCCGGGGGTCGCCGAGCCGCCGCTCACGCTGGAGCTGCAGTTCATCGAGCCGCCGCGGGAGGCCCGGGTACGGTCCCGTCGCCGCCGCTGA